The Myxococcota bacterium genome includes the window GTCGCGCAGCGCGGGTCGATCTGCACCGGCGACGAGTAGCGCAGCACCTCCTCGATCGCCGACGGAATGCGCTCCGGCTCCGCGCGCACGCGCGCGAGCTCGTCGGGGTGCGCCAACAAGGTCAGCGCCACGTTCCCGATCAGCGTGGTGGTGGTCTCGTTGCCCGCCACGAGCAACAGGATCAGCATCTGCACCAGCTCGTCGAACGAGAGGTGCCTGCCTTCGAGCTCGGCCGCGACCAGACCGGAGAGCAGGTCCTCCTTCGGCTCGCCGCGGCGCAGCTCGACCAGTGTCTCGAAGTAGGCCGCGAGCTCGCGCACGACCGACTGCGTGTGCGCCAGCTGCTCGGGCGGCGGCGGGCCGAGCAGGCCCGCGCCGAGCGACGCCACGAGCTCGTCGGACCAGTGCTTGAACTTCGGCCCGTCCTCGGGCGGCACGCCGATGATCTCGGCGATCACCGTGACCGGCAGCGGGTAGGTCAGCGCCTGGACCAGGTCGACCCGCCGCTCGCGCAGCGCCGCGTCGAGCAGTGACTCGGCGATCTCCTCCATGCGCGGCTCGAGCCGGCGGATGATCTTGGGCGTGAAGGCCTGGTTCACGAGCCCGCGCAGCCGCTCGTGCTCGGGCGGATCGGTGCCCAGCATGTTGGGCGGCAGCATGTCCTCGGGGCCCAGGCCCGGAGGCGGCGGGAACACGTTCGAGAACAGACTCGCGTCGCGCAGCACCTCGATCACGTCCGCGTAGCGGAAGATCGACACCACGGGCAGGCCGGGGTGCCGGTACGCGCGGCGCGCGCGGCCCCTCGCGTACAGAGCGAACGGATCGCGGCGCGTCGCCTCGTCGAACGGATTGAAGAAGAAGTCATCCGACATGGCGGCAATTCTAGCGCGGCTCGGCGCGCGTCTCGTGACCGGAGCTCGCGAGCCGCGCCACCAGGTCGCGCAGGTGGTCCGCGCCGCGCGTCTCGATCACGAACTCGACCTCGACCTCGGACGACGGCGCGCGCGCGAAGGCGCGCTCGTGCAGCACCTGCACCACGTTCGCGCCGCTCTCCGCGATGACGCGCGAGATGGCCGCGAGCTCGCCGGGCACGTCGCGCATGCGCACCAGCAGTCGCGCCAGCCGCGAGGTGCGCGCGAGCCCGCGCTCGATCACGTGCGACAGCACCAGCATGTCGATGTTCCCGCCGCTGATCACGACCCCGACGCGCTTGCCGGCGAACGGGCTCGGATGCGCGAGCAGCGCGGCCAGCGCCGCCCCGCCGGCGCCTTCGGCCACGGTCTTCTCGACCTCGAGCAGGAGCAAGAGCGCAGACTCGAGCGCCTCCTCCTCGACCAGCAGTATCTCGCGCACGAGCCTGCGCACGATCGGCAGAGTGAGTGAGCCCGGAGCCTTCACCGCGATGCCGTTCGCGAGCGTCGAGCTGCCGCAGCGGATCGGCGCGCCTTCCAGCGCCTGCTTCATGGACGGGAAGCGCGCCGCCTGCACGCCGTACACCTCGATCTTCGGCGAGATCGCGCGCGCAGCCAGCGCGCAGCCCGAGATCAGCCCGCCTCCGCCGACCGGCACCACCAGCGCGTCGAGCTCCGGCGCGTCTTCGAGCATCTCGAGCGCGACGGTCCCCTGCCCCGCGATCACCTGCGCGTCGTCGTAGGGGTGGACGAACACGCCGCCGCGCTCGCGCTGTATCTCGGCCGCGCGCGCCGCCGCGTCTTCGACGCTCTCGCCCACGAGCTCGACCTCCGCGCCGAGCGCGCGCGTCTGCTCGACCTTCACGCTGGGCGTGAAGCGCGGCATCACGATGCAGGCGTGGATGCCGAGCCGGCGCGCGTGCAGGGCCACGCCCTGCGCGTGATTGCCGCCCGACATCGCGATCACTCCCGCCGCGCGCTGCTCGGCGGAGAGCGCGCGCAGCTTGTTGAGCGCGCCGCGCTCCTTGAACGAAGCCGTGAACTGCAGGTTCTCGAACTTGAGCCACAGCTCGCAGCCCGCGATCTCGGACAGGGTGCGCGAGTGCAGGCAGGGCGTGCGCTCGACGTGGCCACGCAGCGCGTCGGCCGCGTCGCGGACGTCGGCCAGTGAGATCTCACCCATCGGTCGGAGTGTATACTGGCCGCGCTCGCTCGGAGGGGAGCAGGAATGAGGCTGGCGACGTTCACACAGGCGGGCTCGACCCGCATCGGCGTCGTGCGCGGCGAGGAGCTGGTCGACCTGGCCGCCGCTGCGCCCGAGCTGCCGCGGGAGCTGGTCGCCTTTCTCGCGGCCGGCCCGCGTGCGCGGCAGCGCGCCGGTGAGGTCGCGGCCGGCAGTGCGGCGCGCATCCCGCTGGCCGAGGTCAAGCTCGAGTCGCCGATCCTGCGCCCGCCGAAGTATCTCGCGATCGGGCTGAACTACGCCGACCACGTGGCGGAGAGCGGGCTCGAGTCACCCAAGTTCCCCACGCTGTTCAACAAGCAGTCGACCTGCGTCGTGGGCCCTTACGACGAGGTGCACCTGCCGCGCGTCTCGAGCGCGCTCGACTACGAGGGCGAGCTGGCGTTCGTGATCGGCAAGCGCTGCCGCCACGTGCCGCGCCGCCGCGCGCCCGAAGTGATCGCCGGCTACCTCGTGGCGAACGACGTGTCCGTGCGCGACTGGCAGCTGCGCATCCCGACCTGGACGATCGGCAAGTCGTTCGACACGCACGGGCCGCTGGGGCCGTGGCTCACCACGGCCGACGAGGTCGGCGACCCGCACGGCCTGGGGGTGCGCACCTTCGTGAACGGCGAGGAACGCCAGCGCTCGAACACGAAGGAGCTGATCTTCGACTGCTACGCGCTGGTCGAGCACCTGTCGACCGCGTTCACGCTCGAGGTCGGCGACGTGGTGGCGACCGGTACACCGTCCGGTGTCGGGGTCTCGATGAAGCCGGCCCGCTTCCTGAAGGTGGGCGACGTGGTGCGGGTCGAGATCGACGGCCTGGGAGAGCTGCGCAACGAGATCGTGGCCGAGCCCGAAGAGACGGCCCGCTTCTAGAGGAACGAACCATGAAATACGGCATCGCCATGTTCCCGACCGACTACTCGATCCAGCCCGCCGAGCTGGCCACGGCCTGCGAGGCGCGCGGCTTCGAGTCACTCTGGTTTCCCGAGCACTCGCACATTCCCGCCTCGCGCCGCACGCCCTTCCCGGGCGGAGGCGACCTGCCGAAGATGTACTACGACGTCTACGAGCCGTTCGTGGGCCTGGCCGCGGCCGCCGCGGTCACGCGCAACCTGAAGCTCGCGACCGGCGTGTGTCTCGTGGTGCAGCGCGATCCGATCCAGACCGCGAAGGACGTGGCCACGCTCGATCGCGTGTCGAACGGTCGATTCCTGTTCGGCATCGGCGCGGGCTGGAACGCCGAGGAGATGGAAGACCACGGCACCGTGTACAAGACGCGGCTCTCGCTCATGCGCGAGCGCGTGGCGGCCATGAAGGAGATCTGGACCCAGTCCAAGGCCGAGTACCACGGCAAGTTCGTCGACTTCGAGCCGATCATGGCCTGGCCCAAGCCCGTGCAGAAGCCGCACCCGCCGCTGCTGGTCGGCGGCGGCTGGCCCGGCGGCGCGCGGCGCGCCATCGAGTACGGGGACGGCTGGATGCCGATCCACATCCCCAAGCACCTGGTGAAGCGCCTGCCCGAATTCTGGCAGGCGGCAGACGACGCCGGCCGCCGGAAGTCACTCGAGCTCACGATCTTCGCCGCGGCGCCCGACCAGAAGGAGCTCGAGGCGCTGCGCGAGAACGGCGCCGCGCGGGCGGTGTTCATGGTCCCGCCCGAGGCGAGCGACAAGGCGCTGCCGCGGCTCGACTCACTCGCCGAGCTGGCCCGCAGAGTCGGCTAGAGCGCCGACAACAACTCGTCGCGCGTCCGGAGATATTCCTCTTCCGTGAGCAGACCGCGGCGGCGCAGCCGCTCCGCGCGCGCCAGGCTGCGGGTCACGTCGGAGTGCGCGCGCGTGTCGGGGTCGAGCGCGCCGCGCTCGAGGCGGTCGCGCATGGACTGTGCGAGCGCCCAGGTGGTCGCGCCCGAGAGCGCCGACTGCGCGACCGCTCCGCCGATCGTGCCGATCCCGGGCAGGATCTTGAGCGCGCTCGCCGCCACGCGCGGCAGGAGCGCGCCGAACAGGCCCACGCCCACGGCGCCGGCCGCGTCGACGCCGACCTCTGCGCCGTACAGGCGCCCCAGGCGCCGCATGAGCGACAGCTGGACGGCGGTGACCGCGACCAGGTCGATCAGCGGCAGGGGGATCGCCGCGGCCGCCGCGGCGCCGGCGACGTGGTTGTGGATCAGCTCGTCCGCGCGTTCGTGCTGGGTCATGAGTCCTCCTCGGCCGGACCCTGGAGCAACCCACGTGCCCGCCGTGCGGGCCACGCCGAGCGCCGGCGCGAGTGCCCGGGTGCAGCGCGCGCGCGACAGCGCAGGGCCGGGGCGGCGGAACGGCCGGAGGTTCGCAAACCTCGAACGCCCATGGCCGGCCCCCGCCCGCTCGTCGCCAACGCTTCCGGAGAGATCGTCGACCTGCCCGGTCTGCGCGCCGCGGCGCGCGCGGGCAACGACCTGTTCGCGCTGGACCCCGCCGATCTCGTGCCGCTGCCCGAGGCGAGCGAGCTCCTGTTCCTGCCCGCGCGGACGCCCTGGGCGTTCGACGGCGAGAAGCGCGCGGCGCAGGACGACTCACTCGCGGTCGCGGCCTTCCTGCCGCCCGGCTGGACGGCGCTCGCGCTGTCCGCCTTCCGGCGCGAGCCCGGCGCGCCCCTGCTCCCCCTCTACGCCTACACCGCCGTGTGTTGGCACCGCGGGCGCATCTGCGCCGCGGCGCGGCGCGTCGACGACGACCCCAAGCACGACCCGCAGGCCTTCTCGCGCGACGAGGTGAAGCGCCGGGTGACTGCCTGGAAGCGCCGCCTGCCCGAGAACCGGCTCGTGCGCCACCACGGCGAGCGCTGCGCGCTCGAGTGGGGCTGTCCCAACGCGCAGAACCTGTTCCTCGGCCGCTTCGAAGCGCCGATCGCGCTGGCGCGCTCGTGCAACGCGGCCTGTCTCGGCTGCATCTCGGAGCAGCCCGCGGGCACCGTTCCCTCGCCGCAGACGCGGCTGGACTTCAAGCCCACGCTGGACGAGATCCTCGAGCTGGCCGTGCCCCACCTGGAACGCGCGCCGCGCGCCATGGTGAGCTTCGGTCAGGGCTGCGAAGGCGAGCCTCTGCTCGAGGCCGAGCGCATCGAGCAGGCGATCCGCGCCATCCGCGCGCGCACGCGCCGCGGCTCGCTGCACTTGAACACCAACGGCAGCCGGCCCGACGCGCTGGCCCGGCTGGCCGACGCGGGCCTCGACAGCGTGCGCGTCTCGACCAACGGCGCGCGCGAGGAGACCTACGCGCCCTACTACCGCCCGCGCACCTACCGCTTCGCCGACGTGGTCGAGTCGCTGCGCGTGGCGCGCGCGCGCGGGCTGTTCACGTCCTTGAACCTGCTGTCGTTCCCGGGAATCAGCGACCGCGCCGACGAGGCCGAGTCACTGCTCGAGCTCGCGCGCGAAACCGGCCTGGGCATGATCCAGTGGCGCTGCCTGAACGTGGACCCCGACTGGTACATGGAGCTCTACGCCGGCCGCCCGCGCGCGCCGCGCCTGGGCATGCGGGCGCTCTTGGAGCGCATCCGGCAGGCCGCGCCGAATTTACGATTTGGTTACTTCAATCCCCCGGCCGACGAGCTAGCTTCCGGGGCATGAAACGACTCACGCCTCTGCTCTGTGTCTCGTTGCTCGCCCTCTCCGCCGCCGCCGAGGAGCCGCCCGCGGTCCACGTGCGCTCGAGCCCCGAAGAGCGCGCCGACCTGGGAGTCACCGTGTACTCGAGCGGCTTCGGCCTGGTGCGCGAGACGCGCACGCTGCCGCTCGCCAAGGGCCGCGCCGAGCTCGAGTTCGCGGGCGTGGCCAGGACCATCCAGCCCGAGACCGTGCAGATCCACGGGCTGGGCCCCGGCAGCCTGCGCGTGCTCGAGCAGAACTACCGCTACGACCTGCTCGCGCCCGAGAAGCTGCTCGAGAAGTACGTGGGCCGGAACGTGCGCGTGCTGCGCTGGAGCGAGCTCAAGGGCCGCGACGAGGAACGCGAGGCGACCGTGCTCTCCGCGGGCCCGCCGCCGATCCTGCGCGTCGGCGACGAGATCACCTGGGGCTTCCCCGGGCGCATCTCGTTCCCCGAGATCCCGAAGAACCTGATCTCGCATCCCTCGCTCGTGTGGCTGCTCGAGAGCGGCGGCGACAAGCCCAAGGTCGAGGTCTCCTATCTCGCATCGGACCTGACCTGGAAGGCCGACTACGTGCTCGTGGTCGACGCGGCCGACACGACCGGTGACCTGAACGGCTGGGTCACGCTCGACAACAGGAGCGGCGCCGAGTTCGAGAACGCGAAGCTGCAGCTCGTGGCGGGCGACGTGCACCGCGTGCAGAACGCCGTCCCGGCGGACAGGCCGATGCGCGCCTACGCCAAGGCCGAGGCCGCGGCGCCAGCGTTCCAGGAAGAGGGCCTGTTCGAGTACCACCTGTACACGCTCGAGCGCCCGGCGACGCTGCTCGAGAACGAGCAGAAGCAGATCGCGCTGCTCGAGGCGTCGGGCGTGAAGCTCAAGAAGAAGCTCACCTTCCGCGGCCAGCGCTACTGGTACGGGTCGGCCTTCGGCGGGCAGACACTGCCGTCGAAGGTCGAGGTGAGTCTCGAGCTCGAGAACAGGGAGTCGGACCACCTCGGCATGCCGCTGCCCAAGGGCATCGTGCGCGTGTACAAGCGCGACTCGACCGGCGGGCGCCAGTTCCTGGGCGAGGACCAGATCGACCACACGCCCAAGGACGAGAAGCTGCGCATCCGCGTGGGCGACGCCTTCGACGTGATCGGTGAGCGGCGCCAGATGGAGTACAAGGTGATCGACAAGTGCCGCTCCGAGTCGTCGTGGCAGATCGACCTGCGCAACCACAAGACCGAGGCGGTCGAGGTCGACGTGATCGAGCCGGCGGGCAGTGACTGGGAGGTCGTGAGCTCGAGTCACAAGCCCGTGAAGGAGGACGCGAACACCTTCAGCTTCCACGTCCCGGTGCCGGCGAACGGCACGACGCGGGTCGAGTACCGGGTGCGCGTGCGCAATTGCTGACGCTTGCGCGCACGCGCGCGGCGCTCGAGCGCGCGAACGCCGCGGGCGCGCAGCTCGCGGTGGCGCGCCGCGGCGAGCGGGCCGAGCTCGCGCTCGGCCAGGCGCGGCCGGATACGCCGATGCGCACGGACTCGATCGTGCTCTGGATGTCGTCGACCAAGCCCCTCATGCCCGTGGCGCTCGGGCAGCTCGCCGAGCGCGGGCTGCTGGGCTTGAACGACCCGGTGGCGGCGCACGTGCCCGAGTTCGCCGCAGCCGGCAAGGGCGAGATCACGCTGCGCCATCTCTTGACTCACACCGCGGGCATCCCCAATGCGCACCGGCAGTGGTCGCGCGAGACCTGGGACGAGATTCTCGCCAAGATCTGCGCGGCGGCGCCGGAGCCGGACCGCCGGCTCGGCGTCGACTGCGAGTACCACGTGGCCTCGGCCTGGTACGTGCTGGGCGAGATCGTGCGCCGCCGCGACGGCCGCAGCTACTCCGACTACGTGCGCGAGGCGATCTTCGCGCCGCTGGGCACGAGTGACTTCTGGGTGGGGATGTCGGCCGAGGACTACGCGGCTCAGCGCGCGCGCATCGCCCGCCCGCACGAGTTCTGGGCCTGGAACGGGTCGGCCGAGGGCATGGCGGTCTGCCGGCCCGGCGGCAGCGGCTGGGGCACGGCGCGCGCGCTGGCGGCGTTCTACGCGGCGCTCGCGGGCGGCGGCGCGCCGCTCTTGCGCGGCGAGACGCTCGAGTCACTGAGCGCGTGCGCGCTGCGCGGCGTTTCGGACCGCGGCCTGGGACTCACCTTGAATCGCGGGCTCGGCTTCGTGCTCGACTCCAAGGAACACGGGCCCGGCTCGGCCTGGTACGGTCCGCGCTCTTCGCCGCGCGCCTTCGGCCACGCGGGCTTCGGCTGCTCGGTCGCCTTCGCCGACCCCGCGCACGATCTCGCCGTGGCGCTGGCCTGGAACGGCTTCGTCAGCGAGCCCGAGAACCGCGCGCGCATCGCGCCGGTGCTCGAGGCGGTCTACGACGACCTCGGCCTCTGACTCACCCGCTCGATCTCGTTCGCCAGGATCTGGCGCGTGATCGCGATCGCGCAGGCGTAGGTCGAGTCCGTGCCGAACGCGCCCAGGCTCTTCGACAGGAGTGACTGCCGGCGGCTGTACGGCGTGTCCGAAGCGTAGTGCAGCACGCCGACCGCGAAGCCCGTGCGCTCGGAGAGCACCACGACCTCGTCGTTCGGGTGTCGCCGCGGGTCGACCAGCTCGAAGATCGCCGACAGGTACGGCCCCGCCTCCATCTCGAGCACCGTGTAGCCCTCGCGGTAGAACACGCCCATGTAGTTCGGGTTCTGCAGGAACGCGCCCCGCACGGTGACTGCCTTCTGGTTGTCGAGCACGCTGCCGTGCTCGAGCCAGGGCGCGAGGTCCTCGAAGCCGAGGGCGTTGCGGATCAGGTAGGTGTTGTCGGAGTGCTCGTCGTGCACGACGCGCGAGATCATCACGTCGCCCACCTGGCCGTTGAGCGTCGCCGCCTTGCCCATGACGTAGACGCCCAAGAGGGGGCCCGCGCCCTGGCCCACGCGCGCGAGCAGGTGGTAGGCGGCCAGGCCCAGCGGGTAGTCGATGTTGATGATCCAGGCGTCGCTCTCGGCGAGTCTCTCGAGGCCCGGCATGCGCAGCCGCGGGTCCAGGCGCTCGGGCCGCACGTGGCGCAGCTCGACCAGCTGCGCCTGCACGTCGATCTGCGCCGTGGCCTCGGCGTTGCTGATGCCCGATTCCGCGTCCCAGTGCTGCACGCGCGCCAGCGCCCCGGGGTCGCTGTGGATGTAGTCGCGCAGCGCGAAGTACAACAGGTTCGGCGCGGCAGGCGAGCCGTCGGCCAGCTGCCGCTCGAGCTCGGGCAGGAAGTCGATGCGCGCGGTGCGGCGCGCCGCAGCCACGATCACGTCGCGGTGCGCGAGCGCGTAGCCGCCGAGCAGGTTGGCGAGTGAGTGCGTGTTCGACGATACGAAGTACACCGGCGGGCGCGGCGCGGACGGGTCGCGCACGTAGTCGCGCTCGATGCCCTGCCACCACTGCTCCGCGGCGCGCTGGTAGGCCGAGAACGAGCCCGCGAGCAGCCGCACGCGCAGGTCGAGCCGGCCCGCGGCCAGGCTCCGCAGCGTCGCCTCCGAGTCATTGCCCAGGGCCTCGCGCAGGCGCGCGAAATCGGCTTCGGAGATGCCGAGCGCGGCGGCCGCCGCCGGCTTCGCCGCCGGGTCACCGGCAGACGCGCGCGCCGCGAGCAGCTCGTGCATCTTGTTCCACTCGATCTGGTACGCGGTCAGGATGGGGATCAGGTCGTCGATGTCGGAGTTACTCGCCACGTAGGCCGCGAGCGTGCCCGCGCCGTCCCAACGCAAGAGCCGCCGCCGGCCGCGCGCACGCACACGCCGCCAGGCGTGGGTCGGGAAGCCGAAGTTGGCGAAGGTCTCGTCGGACTGGCCCAGCACCACGCGCTGCACCTGCGGCATGCACTCGGGCAGCCGGGCGGCCGCGTAGCCGAAGGCGCCGATGTCGGGCGCGGCGTCGCGCGCGCCCACGTGCAGACTGGCATTCGAGAACGAGTGCGCCTCCTCGAAGGCGCGCACCCGGACCTCGCCCGTGCTGCGCAACAGCGAGTACACGGTGCGCAGATAGAGGGCGATCTCGTTGGTCTCGGTATCGGGTTTCTGGCGCTCCACCGGCTCCTCACGAATCGGAGGGCCCGGGAATCTACCAAAGGGAATAACCGGTTAGAATTGCCCGATGCGGGAATACGAGAGCTACGACGCCCTGGGCCTGGCGGAGCTGGTGCGCAAGGGCGAGGTGAGTCCGGACGAGCTGCTCGACGCGGCGCTGGCGCGTGTGTCCGCTCGGAACCCGGCCCTGAACGCCGTGCACATG containing:
- a CDS encoding cytochrome P450, whose amino-acid sequence is MSDDFFFNPFDEATRRDPFALYARGRARRAYRHPGLPVVSIFRYADVIEVLRDASLFSNVFPPPPGLGPEDMLPPNMLGTDPPEHERLRGLVNQAFTPKIIRRLEPRMEEIAESLLDAALRERRVDLVQALTYPLPVTVIAEIIGVPPEDGPKFKHWSDELVASLGAGLLGPPPPEQLAHTQSVVRELAAYFETLVELRRGEPKEDLLSGLVAAELEGRHLSFDELVQMLILLLVAGNETTTTLIGNVALTLLAHPDELARVRAEPERIPSAIEEVLRYSSPVQIDPRCATADTELCGEKVTKGEVVISWLGAANRDESAFKDPECFDTARKENRHLAFGFGTHYCLGSNLARLEAQTALRVLLRRTRDFRLASSDPLPLHRSFVFRSFTKIPLELEPA
- a CDS encoding threonine ammonia-lyase encodes the protein MGEISLADVRDAADALRGHVERTPCLHSRTLSEIAGCELWLKFENLQFTASFKERGALNKLRALSAEQRAAGVIAMSGGNHAQGVALHARRLGIHACIVMPRFTPSVKVEQTRALGAEVELVGESVEDAAARAAEIQRERGGVFVHPYDDAQVIAGQGTVALEMLEDAPELDALVVPVGGGGLISGCALAARAISPKIEVYGVQAARFPSMKQALEGAPIRCGSSTLANGIAVKAPGSLTLPIVRRLVREILLVEEEALESALLLLLEVEKTVAEGAGGAALAALLAHPSPFAGKRVGVVISGGNIDMLVLSHVIERGLARTSRLARLLVRMRDVPGELAAISRVIAESGANVVQVLHERAFARAPSSEVEVEFVIETRGADHLRDLVARLASSGHETRAEPR
- a CDS encoding fumarylacetoacetate hydrolase family protein, yielding MRLATFTQAGSTRIGVVRGEELVDLAAAAPELPRELVAFLAAGPRARQRAGEVAAGSAARIPLAEVKLESPILRPPKYLAIGLNYADHVAESGLESPKFPTLFNKQSTCVVGPYDEVHLPRVSSALDYEGELAFVIGKRCRHVPRRRAPEVIAGYLVANDVSVRDWQLRIPTWTIGKSFDTHGPLGPWLTTADEVGDPHGLGVRTFVNGEERQRSNTKELIFDCYALVEHLSTAFTLEVGDVVATGTPSGVGVSMKPARFLKVGDVVRVEIDGLGELRNEIVAEPEETARF
- a CDS encoding LLM class F420-dependent oxidoreductase, which gives rise to MKYGIAMFPTDYSIQPAELATACEARGFESLWFPEHSHIPASRRTPFPGGGDLPKMYYDVYEPFVGLAAAAAVTRNLKLATGVCLVVQRDPIQTAKDVATLDRVSNGRFLFGIGAGWNAEEMEDHGTVYKTRLSLMRERVAAMKEIWTQSKAEYHGKFVDFEPIMAWPKPVQKPHPPLLVGGGWPGGARRAIEYGDGWMPIHIPKHLVKRLPEFWQAADDAGRRKSLELTIFAAAPDQKELEALRENGAARAVFMVPPEASDKALPRLDSLAELARRVG
- a CDS encoding DUF697 domain-containing protein, with the protein product MTQHERADELIHNHVAGAAAAAAIPLPLIDLVAVTAVQLSLMRRLGRLYGAEVGVDAAGAVGVGLFGALLPRVAASALKILPGIGTIGGAVAQSALSGATTWALAQSMRDRLERGALDPDTRAHSDVTRSLARAERLRRRGLLTEEEYLRTRDELLSAL
- a CDS encoding radical SAM protein, translated to MAGPRPLVANASGEIVDLPGLRAAARAGNDLFALDPADLVPLPEASELLFLPARTPWAFDGEKRAAQDDSLAVAAFLPPGWTALALSAFRREPGAPLLPLYAYTAVCWHRGRICAAARRVDDDPKHDPQAFSRDEVKRRVTAWKRRLPENRLVRHHGERCALEWGCPNAQNLFLGRFEAPIALARSCNAACLGCISEQPAGTVPSPQTRLDFKPTLDEILELAVPHLERAPRAMVSFGQGCEGEPLLEAERIEQAIRAIRARTRRGSLHLNTNGSRPDALARLADAGLDSVRVSTNGAREETYAPYYRPRTYRFADVVESLRVARARGLFTSLNLLSFPGISDRADEAESLLELARETGLGMIQWRCLNVDPDWYMELYAGRPRAPRLGMRALLERIRQAAPNLRFGYFNPPADELASGA
- a CDS encoding DUF4139 domain-containing protein yields the protein MKRLTPLLCVSLLALSAAAEEPPAVHVRSSPEERADLGVTVYSSGFGLVRETRTLPLAKGRAELEFAGVARTIQPETVQIHGLGPGSLRVLEQNYRYDLLAPEKLLEKYVGRNVRVLRWSELKGRDEEREATVLSAGPPPILRVGDEITWGFPGRISFPEIPKNLISHPSLVWLLESGGDKPKVEVSYLASDLTWKADYVLVVDAADTTGDLNGWVTLDNRSGAEFENAKLQLVAGDVHRVQNAVPADRPMRAYAKAEAAAPAFQEEGLFEYHLYTLERPATLLENEQKQIALLEASGVKLKKKLTFRGQRYWYGSAFGGQTLPSKVEVSLELENRESDHLGMPLPKGIVRVYKRDSTGGRQFLGEDQIDHTPKDEKLRIRVGDAFDVIGERRQMEYKVIDKCRSESSWQIDLRNHKTEAVEVDVIEPAGSDWEVVSSSHKPVKEDANTFSFHVPVPANGTTRVEYRVRVRNC
- a CDS encoding serine hydrolase domain-containing protein: MLTLARTRAALERANAAGAQLAVARRGERAELALGQARPDTPMRTDSIVLWMSSTKPLMPVALGQLAERGLLGLNDPVAAHVPEFAAAGKGEITLRHLLTHTAGIPNAHRQWSRETWDEILAKICAAAPEPDRRLGVDCEYHVASAWYVLGEIVRRRDGRSYSDYVREAIFAPLGTSDFWVGMSAEDYAAQRARIARPHEFWAWNGSAEGMAVCRPGGSGWGTARALAAFYAALAGGGAPLLRGETLESLSACALRGVSDRGLGLTLNRGLGFVLDSKEHGPGSAWYGPRSSPRAFGHAGFGCSVAFADPAHDLAVALAWNGFVSEPENRARIAPVLEAVYDDLGL